The Punica granatum isolate Tunisia-2019 chromosome 4, ASM765513v2, whole genome shotgun sequence genome has a window encoding:
- the LOC116206120 gene encoding farnesyl pyrophosphate synthase 1, whose amino-acid sequence MADLKSKFLKAYSVLKAELLQDPAFEFTDNDRQWVDRMLDYNVPGGKLNRGLSVLDSYKLLIEGRELTDDEIFLASALGWCIEWLQAFFLVLDDIMDGSHTRRGQPCWFRLPKVGMIAANDGVLLRNHIPRILKKHFRGKPYYVDLLDLFNEIEFQTASGQMIDLITTIEGEKDLSKYTLSLHRRIVQYKTAYYSFYLPVACALLMSGENLDNHVEVKNILVEMGTYFQVQDDYLDCFGDPETIGKIGTDIEDFKCSWMVVKALELCNEDQKKILHENYGNPDPSNVAKVKALYNELNLQGVFAEYESKSYEKLITAIEAHPSKSVQAVLKSFLGKIYKRQK is encoded by the exons ATGGCGGATCTCAAGTCGAAATTCCTGAAGGCGTACTCGGTTCTGAAGGCGGAGCTGCTTCAGGACCCGGCCTTCGAGTTCACTGACAATGACCGGCAATGGGTCGACCGG ATGTTGGACTACAATGTTCCTGGTG GTAAGTTGAATCGTGGGCTCTCCGTTCTTGACAGCTACAAGTTGTTGATAGAAGGAAGGGAATTGACTGATGACGAAATATTTCTTGCCAGTGCCCTCGGCTGGTGCATTGAGTGG CTTCAAGCGTTTTTTCTCGTCCTTGATGACATTATGGATGGGTCCCATACACGCCGTGGTCAACCTTGCTGGTTCAGACTTCCCAAG gTTGGTATGATTGCAGCAAATGATGGTGTTCTACTTCGCAATCATATTCCCAGGATCCTTAAGAAGCATTTCCGAGGAAAGCCTTACTATGTAGATCTGTTGGACTTATTCAATGAG ATTGAGTTTCAGACTGCATCAGGCCAAATGATTGACCTGATCACTACTATCGAGGGAGAGAAAGATTTATCAAAGTACACTTTATCACT TCATCGTCGCATTGTTCAATACAAGACAGCATATTACTCATTCTACCTTCCG GTCGCTTGTGCATTGTTAATGTCGGGTGAGAACTTGGACAACCATGTTgaagtaaagaacatcctggTTGAGATGGGTACTTACTTCCAAGTTCAG GATGATTATTTGGATTGCTTCGGTGATCCCGAGACTATTGGCAAG ATTGGGACTGATATAGAAGATTTCAAGTGCTCATGGATGGTTGTCAAAGCTTTGGAACTCTGCAACGAGGACCAGAAGAAAATTCTACAT GAGAACTATGGGAATCCCGACCCATCAAATGTTGCAAAAGTGAAGGCCCTCTACAATGAGCTCAATCTTCAG GGTGTTTTTGCGGAGTACGAGAGCAAAAGCTACGAAAAGCTGATAACCGCAATTGAAGCTCACCCTAGCAAGTCGGTGCAGGCTGTGCTCAAGTCCTTCCTGGGAAAAATCTACAAGAGGCAGAAGTAG